GAGTATCTTCGCGACTCCCTTCTTGGTGAGCATGATGTTGCCGCTCTTGATGTCGCGGTGCACCACGTGCGCTTCGTGCGCCACCTTGAGTCCTTCGGCGATCTGCGAGGCATACGAGATGGCGTCCTTCAGCGGGAGCGGTCCCTTGGCGACAAGGTCCGCGAGCGACTCCCCGTCGATGTACTCCATCGCGATGAACGGGCGGGACTCCCCGTCGGCCTCCGCTTCGTCTATTTCATAAACGTGCGCAATGTTCGGATG
This genomic interval from Rhodothermales bacterium contains the following:
- a CDS encoding serine/threonine protein kinase — translated: MTPGTTISHYRVVGQLGRGGMGIVYKAEDTKLDRTVALKLLPPHALISEDDRARFYREARAAAALNHPNIAHVYEIDEAEADGESRPFIAMEYIDGESLADLVAKGPLPLKDAISYASQIAEGLKVAHEAHVVHRDIKSGNIMLTKKGVAKIL